A single genomic interval of Daucus carota subsp. sativus chromosome 1, DH1 v3.0, whole genome shotgun sequence harbors:
- the LOC108200753 gene encoding probable metal-nicotianamine transporter YSL7 isoform X2: MSDIVAKQSTEANAAQNIKNPQLHWMIGFLFVVSFLGLFSVVPLRKIMIIDFKLIYPSGTATAHLINSFHTPQGARLAKKQVKALGKFFSFSFAWGFFQWFFTSGDACGFKEFPTFGLEAYRNKFFFDFSATYVGVGMICPYLINVSLLLGAILSWGIMWPLIEDRKGHWYPADLSSSSLHGLQGYKVFIAIAMILGDGLYNFVKVLGHTLFGLSRQIRTKKPETLPVEAGDSSAETSSLSYDDERRTQMFLKDQIPTWFAVAGYVTVAVVSIATLPHIFHHLKWYHVAVIYIFAPILAFCNAYGCGLTDWSLASTYGKLAIFTIGAWAGASHGGILAGLAACGVMMNIVATASDLMQDFKTGYMTLASPRSMFVSQIIGTAMGCVISPCVFWLFYKAFDNLGVPGSEYPAPYALVYRNMAILGVEGFSALPKNCLKLCYVFFIAAIVVNAIRDAVGKKRAKYIPLPMAMAIPFYLGGYFAIDMCVGSLILFVWQKLNKTKADAFGPAVASGLICGDGIWTLPSSILALAGINPPICMKFLSRQTNAKVDAFLGS; the protein is encoded by the exons ATGAGTGATATTGTAGCAAAACAATCAACCGAAGCTAATGCtgcacaaaatattaaaaatcctcAGCTACATTGGATGATTGGATTTCTCTTTGTTGTTAGTTTTCTTGGACTGTTCTCTGTGGTGCCGCTTCGAAAG ATAATGATCATCGACTTCAAACTGATTTACCCTAGTGGCACTGCAACTGCTCACCTAATTAACAGCTTCCACACACCTCAGGGAGCCAGGCTAGCCAA AAAACAAGTTAAAGCCCTGGGGAAATTCTTCTCATTCAGCTTCGCGTGgggcttcttccagtggttctTTACTTCTGGTGATGCCTGTGGATTTAAAGAGTTCCCTACATTTGGACTTGAAGCTTATAGAAACAA GTTTTTCTTTGACTTCTCAGCAACTTATGTTGGTGTTGGAATGATTTGTCCATATCTGATCAATGTATCATTACTACTTGGAGCAATTCTTTCTTGGGGTATAATGTGGCCTCTCATCGAGGACCGAAAGGGTCATTGGTACCCCGCAGACCTTAGCTCAAGCAGTCTCCATGGTTTGCAAGGGTACaag GTATTCATAGCTATAGCCATGATCCTTGGTGATGGTCTCTACAATTTCGTAAAAGTCTTGGGTCATACTTTATTTGGATTGTCTCGCCAAATTCGGACGAAAAAACCTGAAACCTTACCAGTAGAAGCTGGCGACTCTTCTGCAGAGACTTCATCTCTGTCTTATGATGATGAGCGTAGAACCCAGATGTTCCTCAAGGACCAAATCCCAACATGGTTTGCAGTGGCTGGTTATGTCACCGTTGCTGTTGTATCTATTGCAACTCTTCCTCATATATTTCATCATCTAAAGTGGTACCATGTTGCTGTTATCTACATTTTTGCACCAATACTAGCCTTTTGCAATGCTTATGGTTGTGGTCTCACTGATTGGTCCCTGGCTTCTACCTATGGAAAGCTTGCAATCTTCACAATTGGGGCATGGGCAGGAGCCTCCCATGGTGGTATTCTTGCGGGTTTGGCAGCTTGTGGAGTCATGATGAACATTGTCGCCACTGCATCTGACCTGATGCAGGACTTCAAAACAGGTTATATGACCCTGGCTTCACCAAGGTCGATGTTTGTGAGCCAAATTATTGGAACTGCTATGGGTTGTGTTATTTCTCCATGTGTCTTTTGGCTCTTCTATAAAGCTTTTGATAATCTTGGAGTCCCTGGTTCAGAGTACCCAGCCCCTTATGCACTTGTATATCGCAACATGGCAATTTTGGGGGTTGAAGGGTTTTCAGCATTACCAAAGAACTGTCTCAAGCTTTGTTATGTGTTCTTCATCGCGGCCATTGTTGTCAATGCCATTAGAGATGCTGTGGGAAAGAAGCGAGCAAAGTATATACCACTTCCAATGGCAATGGCCATTCCATTTTATCTTGGGGGTTACTTTGCCATTGATATGTGCGTTGGaagtttaatattatttgtttggCAGAAGTTAAACAAGACAAAAGCTGATGCGTTTGGCCCTGCTGTAGCTTCAGGATTAATTTGTGGAGATGGGATATGGACTTTGCCCAGTTCAATACTTGCATTAGCGGGTATAAACCCACCTATATGCATGAAATTTCTGTCGAGGCAAACAAATGCAAAAGTTGATGCTTTCTTAGGATCATAA
- the LOC108200768 gene encoding ATP-dependent zinc metalloprotease FTSH 6, chloroplastic, with translation MSSALSLLKPCMPLCTIHGLKNDNSHASGTPYSTNRCPGLQFKTKLNRRDLLNPVVLTFLGGAIAQQPARAQGENTDEVTSSRMSYSRFLQYLDSGAVKKVDLFENGTVAIAEIIIPELNKSQRVKIQLPGLPRDLVRKLREMNIDFAAHPMEMNVLAVFLDLLGNLAFPLLFIGSLLLRSSTNSPGGGPNLPFGLGRSKAKFEMEPNTGVTFNDVAGVEEAKQDLQEIVEFLKIPEKFAAVGAKIPKGILLTGPPGTGKTLLARAIAGEAGVPFFSLSGSDFVEMFVGVGASRVRDLFNKAKMNCPCLVFIDEIDAVGRQRGTGIGGGNDEREQTLNQLLTEIDGFSGNSGVIVIAATNRPEILDPALLRPGRFDRQVNVGLPDVRGREDILKVHSNNKRLDKDVSLAVIAMRTPGFSGADLANLMNEAAILAGRRGKDRITSKEIDDSIDRIVAGMEGTKMTDGKSKILVAYHEIGHAVCSTLTSGHDPVQKVTLIPRGQARGLTWFMPGEDLTLLTKQQLFARIVGGLGGRAAEEVIFGESEITTGAAEDLQQITRIARKMVTMYGMSEIGPWALTEAQSSDVVLRMLARNSMSEKLAKDIDTTVRSIVDSAYEIARNHIRDNREAIDKLVEVLLDKETLTGDEFRAILSEFTEVSSDKAYNRSLPHEMNKV, from the exons ATGTCATCTGCTCTTTCTCTGTTGAAGCCTTGCATGCCCTTATGTACAATTCATGGCCTTAAAAATGATAATTCCCATGCATCTGGAACACCTTACAGCACCAATAGATGTCCTGGTTTGCAGTTTAAGACGAAACTCAACCGAAGAGATCTTTTGAATCCTGTTGTTCTGACCTTTCTTGGTGGAGCTATAGCTCAGCAGCCTGCGAGGGCTCAAGGAGAGAACACGGATGAAGTTACTTCGAGTAGAATGTCCTACTCAAGATTTCTGCAGTACCTTGATTCAGGTGCTGTCAAGAAAGTGGACTTGTTTGAGAATGGAACTGTGGCAATCGCGGAAATAATAATTCCTGAGCTCAATAAGAGTCAGAGGGTTAAGATACAGTTACCTGGATTACCTCGAGATTTGGTGAGGAAGCTTAGAGAGATGAACATTGATTTTGCAGCACATCCAATGGAAATGAATGTCTTGGCTGTGTTTCTTGACTTGTTGGGAAACTTGGCGTTTCCCTTGTTATTCATTGGCAGCTTACTGCTTAGATCTTCGACGAATTCTCCTGGAGGAGGTCCAAACTTACCATTTGGACTAGGAAG GAGTAAAGCTAAATTTGAGATGGAACCTAACACGGGGGTGACATTCAATGATGTAGCTGGAGTTGAAGAAGCAAAACAGGATTTACAAGAAATCGTCGAGTTTCTGAAAATTCCAGAGAAGTTTGCTGCAGTTGGTGCAAAGATTCCTAAAGGAATACTTTTAACTGGGCCACCAGGGACTGGGAAAACATTGCTGGCTAGGGCTATAGCTGGAGAAGCCGGAGTGCCATTTTTTTCTCTTTCAGGTTCTGATTTCGTTGAGATGTTTGTAGGAGTGGGGGCTTCCAGAGTGAGAGACTTATTCAATAAGGCGAAAATGAACTGTCCTTGCTTGGTTTTTATAGATGAGATAGATGCGGTAGGAAGGCAAAGAGGAACTGGCATTGGCGGAGGTAACGACGAGAGGGAGCAGACCTTAAATCAATTGCTCACTGAAATTGATGGTTTTAGTGGTAATAGTGGAGTGATAGTCATTGCTGCAACGAACAGACCTGAGATTCTTGACCCTGCTCTTCTTAGACCAGGAAGGTTCGACAGACAG GTAAACGTTGGACTTCCAGATGTAAGAGGAAGAGAAGACATTCTAAAAGTTCATAGTAACAACAAGAGGCTAGACAAAGATGTGTCTCTGGCTGTTATTGCTATGCGAACGCCGGGGTTTAGTGGTGCTGATCTAGCTAATCTCATGAATGAGGCTGCGATTCTTGCTGGTCGGAGGGGAAAAGATAGAATTACATCAAAAGAGATAGATGATTCGATTGATAGGATAGTGGCAGGAATGGAAGGAACCAAGATGACAGATGGAAAGAGCAAGATTCTAGTGGCTTATCATGAAATTGGTCATGCTGTTTGTTC GACGTTGACCAGTGGCCATGATCCAGTGCAAAAAGTCACCTTAATCCCTCGAGGCCAGGCTCGTGGTCTCACATGGTTCATGCCTGGTGAAGACCTCACACTTCTCACAAAGCAACAATTATTTGCCAGGATAGTTGGTGGCCTTGGTGGTCGAGCAGCTGAAGAAGTTATATTTGGTGAGTCAGAAATCACCACTGGAGCAGCTGAGGACCTGCAACAGATTACTAGAATAGCAAGAAAG ATGGTCACAATGTATGGTATGTCAGAGATTGGGCCTTGGGCATTGACTGAGGCACAGAGCAGTGATGTGGTACTGAGGATGCTAGCAAGAAACAGTATGTCAGAGAAGCTCGCAAAAGATATAGACACAACAGTAAGAAGTATAGTCGATAGTGCATACGAAATTGCAAGAAACCATATAAGAGACAACAGAGAAGCCATTGATAAACTAGTAGAAGTGCTACTTGACAAGGAGACTTTAACCGGGGATGAGTTTAGAGCAATCCTCTCAGAATTTACTGAGGTATCAAGTGATAAAGCTTATAATAGAAGCCTTCCTCATGAAATGAATAAGGTCTAA
- the LOC108200753 gene encoding probable metal-nicotianamine transporter YSL7 isoform X1 produces MATRRNDPSEEPNKPKYTTADNDDEFAESVEMMFESKQVPPWQKQLTLRAFVVSFILGILFTFIVMKLNLTTGIIPSLNVSAGLLGFFFVKTWTSFLSKSGLLKQPFTRQENTVIQTCVVATSGIAFSGGFGSYLFGMSDIVAKQSTEANAAQNIKNPQLHWMIGFLFVVSFLGLFSVVPLRKIMIIDFKLIYPSGTATAHLINSFHTPQGARLAKKQVKALGKFFSFSFAWGFFQWFFTSGDACGFKEFPTFGLEAYRNKFFFDFSATYVGVGMICPYLINVSLLLGAILSWGIMWPLIEDRKGHWYPADLSSSSLHGLQGYKVFIAIAMILGDGLYNFVKVLGHTLFGLSRQIRTKKPETLPVEAGDSSAETSSLSYDDERRTQMFLKDQIPTWFAVAGYVTVAVVSIATLPHIFHHLKWYHVAVIYIFAPILAFCNAYGCGLTDWSLASTYGKLAIFTIGAWAGASHGGILAGLAACGVMMNIVATASDLMQDFKTGYMTLASPRSMFVSQIIGTAMGCVISPCVFWLFYKAFDNLGVPGSEYPAPYALVYRNMAILGVEGFSALPKNCLKLCYVFFIAAIVVNAIRDAVGKKRAKYIPLPMAMAIPFYLGGYFAIDMCVGSLILFVWQKLNKTKADAFGPAVASGLICGDGIWTLPSSILALAGINPPICMKFLSRQTNAKVDAFLGS; encoded by the exons ATGGCGACACGCCGCAACGACCCCTCCGAGGAACCAAACAAACCCAAGTACACCACAGCCGACAACGACGACGAGTTCGCCGAGTCCGTAGAAATGATGTTCGAGTCCAAACAAGTGCCGCCCTGGCAGAAACAGCTCACGCTCCGAGCCTTCGTCGTCAGCTTCATCCTGGGAATATTGTTCACTTTCATTGTCATGAAGCTGAACTTGACTACGGGGATTATACCTTCGTTGAATGTCTCGGCGGGCCTGCTGGGCTTCTTCTTTGTGAAGACGTGGACCTCGTTTTTGAGCAAGAGTGGGCTGCTCAAGCAGCCCTTTACGAGGCAGGAGAATACTGTTATTCAGACCTGCGTTGTGGCTACTTCTGGCATCGCCTTCTCGG GAGGCTTTGGTAGCTACCTGTTTGGTATGAGTGATATTGTAGCAAAACAATCAACCGAAGCTAATGCtgcacaaaatattaaaaatcctcAGCTACATTGGATGATTGGATTTCTCTTTGTTGTTAGTTTTCTTGGACTGTTCTCTGTGGTGCCGCTTCGAAAG ATAATGATCATCGACTTCAAACTGATTTACCCTAGTGGCACTGCAACTGCTCACCTAATTAACAGCTTCCACACACCTCAGGGAGCCAGGCTAGCCAA AAAACAAGTTAAAGCCCTGGGGAAATTCTTCTCATTCAGCTTCGCGTGgggcttcttccagtggttctTTACTTCTGGTGATGCCTGTGGATTTAAAGAGTTCCCTACATTTGGACTTGAAGCTTATAGAAACAA GTTTTTCTTTGACTTCTCAGCAACTTATGTTGGTGTTGGAATGATTTGTCCATATCTGATCAATGTATCATTACTACTTGGAGCAATTCTTTCTTGGGGTATAATGTGGCCTCTCATCGAGGACCGAAAGGGTCATTGGTACCCCGCAGACCTTAGCTCAAGCAGTCTCCATGGTTTGCAAGGGTACaag GTATTCATAGCTATAGCCATGATCCTTGGTGATGGTCTCTACAATTTCGTAAAAGTCTTGGGTCATACTTTATTTGGATTGTCTCGCCAAATTCGGACGAAAAAACCTGAAACCTTACCAGTAGAAGCTGGCGACTCTTCTGCAGAGACTTCATCTCTGTCTTATGATGATGAGCGTAGAACCCAGATGTTCCTCAAGGACCAAATCCCAACATGGTTTGCAGTGGCTGGTTATGTCACCGTTGCTGTTGTATCTATTGCAACTCTTCCTCATATATTTCATCATCTAAAGTGGTACCATGTTGCTGTTATCTACATTTTTGCACCAATACTAGCCTTTTGCAATGCTTATGGTTGTGGTCTCACTGATTGGTCCCTGGCTTCTACCTATGGAAAGCTTGCAATCTTCACAATTGGGGCATGGGCAGGAGCCTCCCATGGTGGTATTCTTGCGGGTTTGGCAGCTTGTGGAGTCATGATGAACATTGTCGCCACTGCATCTGACCTGATGCAGGACTTCAAAACAGGTTATATGACCCTGGCTTCACCAAGGTCGATGTTTGTGAGCCAAATTATTGGAACTGCTATGGGTTGTGTTATTTCTCCATGTGTCTTTTGGCTCTTCTATAAAGCTTTTGATAATCTTGGAGTCCCTGGTTCAGAGTACCCAGCCCCTTATGCACTTGTATATCGCAACATGGCAATTTTGGGGGTTGAAGGGTTTTCAGCATTACCAAAGAACTGTCTCAAGCTTTGTTATGTGTTCTTCATCGCGGCCATTGTTGTCAATGCCATTAGAGATGCTGTGGGAAAGAAGCGAGCAAAGTATATACCACTTCCAATGGCAATGGCCATTCCATTTTATCTTGGGGGTTACTTTGCCATTGATATGTGCGTTGGaagtttaatattatttgtttggCAGAAGTTAAACAAGACAAAAGCTGATGCGTTTGGCCCTGCTGTAGCTTCAGGATTAATTTGTGGAGATGGGATATGGACTTTGCCCAGTTCAATACTTGCATTAGCGGGTATAAACCCACCTATATGCATGAAATTTCTGTCGAGGCAAACAAATGCAAAAGTTGATGCTTTCTTAGGATCATAA
- the LOC108200777 gene encoding protein ROOT PRIMORDIUM DEFECTIVE 1 — protein sequence MATHFTKKLTSHPLFTINPYSTSSATYVASRFRDPTFEKFMDKYKNLLKIYSIQDLILANPTINPPSISINFLTRLSQKLRLNKGPTAFLRKYPHIFEIFYDPINAQPLCKLTPKAVALYQEEGLAIEGSMSVVIDRLVRILSMSVSKRVPLRAVFKVWRELGLPDDFEDSVISKHPHIFRLSNNVNEVNTHMLELVRVVDKGSLVSAVENWRVLEVCKEDCSVDRSDIRFSFKHGYPPGMKLKKNFRAKVREWQSLEYIGPYDEMGVKSKSKRGMKVLEKRAVGIVHEFLSLTVEKMVEVEKISHFRSWFGIELNIRDLFLDHPGMFYLSTKGKRHTVFLREAYERGCLIDPNPVYVARRNLLELVAMGKRGFSGNKALLRTGYENESESDEEESD from the coding sequence ATGGCGACGCACTTCACCAAAAAGCTCACTTCACACCCCCTCTTCACAATCAACCCATACTCCACATCATCAGCAACCTATGTAGCTTCAAGATTCAGAGACCCAACTTTTGAAAAATTCATGGACAAATACAAAAACCTCCTCAAAATCTACTCTATTCAAGACCTCATCCTCGCAAACCCCACCATAAACCCACCTTCAATCTCCATCAATTTCCTCACAAGACTGTCCCAGAAACTCCGTCTCAACAAGGGCCCAACAGCCTTTTTACGTAAGTACCCCCACATTTTTGAAATCTTTTATGACCCCATAAACGCACAACCTTTATGCAAATTAACCCCAAAGGCTGTAGCTTTGTATCAAGAAGAGGGGTTAGCAATTGAGGGTTCAATGTCCGTTGTGATCGATCGTTTGGTTAGGATTCTTTCGATGTCAGTGTCGAAAAGGGTGCCCCTTAGAGCTGTTTTTAAGGTTTGGAGGGAGCTTGGATTACCTGATGATTTTGAGGACTCGGTAATCTCGAAACACCCTCATATTTTTCGACTTTCGAATAATGTTAATGAAGTTAATACTCATATGCTTGAACTTGTTAGGGTAGTTGATAAGGGTAGTTTAGTTAGTGCTGTTGAGAATTGGAGAGTTTTGGAGGTTTGCAAAGAGGATTGTAGTGTCGATAGGAGTGATATTAGGTTTAGTTTTAAACACGGGTATCCTCCAGGGATGAAGTTGAAGAAGAATTTTAGGGCCAAAGTTAGGGAATGGCAGAGTTTGGAGTATATAGGACCATATGATGAAATGGGGGTAAAATCAAAAAGCAAGAGAGGAATGAAGGTGTTGGAGAAGCGGGCGGTTGGGATAGTTCATGAGTTTTTAAGTTTAACGGTGGAAAAAATGGTTGAGGTGGAGAAGATTAGTCATTTTAGGAGTTGGTTTGGAATTGAGCTGAATATAAGGGATTTGTTTTTGGATCATCCGGGAATGTTTTATTTGTCTACTAAAGGGAAGAGACATACAGTTTTTCTAAGAGAAGCGTATGAAAGAGGTTGTTTGATTGATCCCAATCCAGTTTATGTAGCTAGAAGGAACCTTCTTGAACTAGTAGCAATGGGAAAGCGAGGTTTTTCTGGAAATAAGGCACTGTTGAGGACTGGTTATGAGAATGAGAGTGAATCAGACGAGGAAGAAAGTGATTGA
- the LOC108200808 gene encoding dormancy-associated protein 1, whose translation MLDKIWDDVMAGPQPERGLGKFRKLYVTTSTDTAGDDSGKYVRSLSMPSTPEAPATPTTPTTPSAMAPRKDNVWRSVFNPGSNLASRRMGSQVFDKPSPNTPTVYDWLYSGETKSKNHH comes from the exons ATGTTGGATAAAATATGGGACGATGTTATGGCAGGACCTCAGCCTGAACGAGGCCTCGGCAAGTTCCGGAAGCTCTATGTCACTACTTCTACCG ATACGGCCGGGGATGATAGTGGGAAATATGTGAGGTCGCTGTCTATGCCGTCGACTCCGGAGGCACCAGCAACGCCGACAACGCCAACAACTCCGTCGGCGATGGCGCCGCGCAAGGACAACGTGTGGAGGAGTGTGTTTAATCCAGGGAGCAACCTTGCTAGCAGGAGAATGGGATCTCAGGTCTTTGACAAGCCTAGTCCCAACACTCCTACTGTTTATGACTG GCTTTACAGTGGGGAGACTAAGAGCAAGAATCATCACTAA